Proteins encoded together in one Solidesulfovibrio fructosivorans JJ] window:
- a CDS encoding DUF4019 domain-containing protein: MKTRIASLLVLILLLGAAPLAAADATVTDAEKPAVTAAKAWLGLIDAGDYGKSWQEAAPFFQAAVTKENWIKALTAFRQPLGALASRSLARAESKTSLPGAPDGAYVVMAFDARFAKKKSAVETVTFARQADGTWRAVGYFIR; the protein is encoded by the coding sequence ATGAAAACGCGTATCGCTTCTTTGCTCGTCCTGATCCTGCTTTTGGGGGCCGCGCCCCTGGCGGCCGCCGACGCCACCGTGACCGACGCGGAGAAACCGGCCGTGACCGCCGCGAAAGCCTGGCTCGGACTCATCGACGCCGGCGATTACGGCAAGAGCTGGCAGGAAGCCGCGCCCTTTTTCCAGGCCGCCGTCACGAAAGAAAACTGGATCAAGGCCCTGACCGCCTTTCGCCAGCCCCTCGGCGCCCTCGCCTCCCGCAGCCTCGCCCGGGCCGAGAGCAAGACCTCCCTGCCCGGCGCTCCGGACGGCGCGTACGTCGTCATGGCCTTCGACGCCCGCTTCGCCAAGAAGAAAAGCGCCGTCGAGACCGTGACCTTCGCGCGCCAGGCCGACGGAACCTGGCGCGCGGTGGGCTACTTCATCCGCTAG
- a CDS encoding riboflavin synthase, translating to MFTGLVMGLGRVAAMDARGDETRFRIQALFDLDNIVIGESIAVNGACLTVETAKDREFTAYASAETLSKSGLGKLKPGSQVNLERALALGDRLGGHLVSGHVDCLAAVESVTRLGQSVRYKITFPEEFSPFVVPKGSVALDGVSLTVNDCGDGFLTVNVIPSTQGATTIAAWKPGVSLNMETDMLGKYVLRMLGPWQEAKAGKASKITEGFLKQHGF from the coding sequence ATGTTTACCGGACTGGTGATGGGACTTGGCCGCGTGGCGGCCATGGACGCGCGCGGCGACGAGACGCGCTTTCGCATCCAGGCGCTTTTCGACCTGGACAATATCGTCATCGGCGAATCCATCGCCGTAAACGGCGCCTGCCTGACCGTGGAGACGGCCAAGGACCGGGAATTCACCGCCTACGCCTCGGCCGAGACGCTGTCCAAGTCGGGCCTCGGCAAGCTCAAGCCCGGCAGCCAGGTCAACCTGGAACGCGCCCTGGCCCTTGGCGACCGCCTCGGCGGGCATCTGGTGTCCGGGCACGTGGACTGCCTGGCCGCCGTGGAGTCGGTGACGCGGCTCGGCCAGTCTGTGCGCTACAAGATCACCTTTCCCGAGGAATTTTCCCCGTTCGTGGTGCCCAAGGGCTCGGTGGCCCTCGACGGGGTGAGCCTGACCGTCAACGACTGCGGCGACGGGTTTCTCACGGTCAACGTCATTCCCTCGACCCAGGGCGCGACCACCATCGCCGCCTGGAAGCCCGGCGTCTCCCTCAATATGGAGACGGACATGCTGGGGAAATACGTGCTGCGCATGCTCGGGCCCTGGCAGGAGGCCAAGGCCGGGAAGGCCTCGAAGATCACGGAAGGCTTCCTGAAACAACACGGATTCTGA
- a CDS encoding methylated-DNA--[protein]-cysteine S-methyltransferase, protein MSSPSPTLSEMCVAKPLALGIEWGGGEVLKLRLMWSEGQEPSLATPAGEALQAALGRYVAGKEPDWPELPLSWRGVSDFSRQVLNALTRVPLGQKVSYGWLAARVGRPKAARAVGRVMAANPFPLLIPCHRVVGSSGALVGFGPGVDMKKYLLQREGA, encoded by the coding sequence ATGAGCAGCCCCAGCCCCACCCTGAGCGAAATGTGCGTGGCGAAACCGCTGGCGCTCGGCATCGAGTGGGGCGGCGGCGAGGTCCTCAAACTGCGCCTCATGTGGTCCGAGGGACAGGAGCCGTCGCTTGCCACCCCGGCCGGCGAGGCCTTGCAGGCAGCGCTTGGCCGCTATGTGGCCGGCAAGGAGCCGGACTGGCCCGAGTTGCCGCTTTCCTGGCGGGGCGTATCGGATTTTTCCCGGCAGGTGCTTAACGCCCTGACCCGGGTTCCCCTGGGGCAAAAAGTCAGCTACGGCTGGCTGGCCGCCCGGGTGGGCCGGCCCAAGGCGGCCAGGGCCGTGGGCCGGGTCATGGCCGCCAACCCCTTTCCGCTGCTCATCCCCTGCCACCGGGTAGTGGGATCGAGCGGCGCCCTGGTCGGATTCGGCCCGGGCGTGGACATGAAAAAATACCTGCTGCAACGCGAGGGGGCCTGA